ATTTGATACAGGGAATGGATCGTTCCATTTTTCAAAGCCTCCCGGATCTCGGCCAGATCCCAAGGACCGAAACGCTGGCCGCGCCATTGAAGGTGGAACTGCCCGCTGGCATTCATGGCTGGGGGGGGGCCAGGAACAGAGCTTCACCTGCGGCAGGTGTACGTGCGCTGCCACTGCCAGTCAGGGCCTTTTCATACGCCGCCGTCAGTGCTGCGCGGTCCACCGGGATGATGAATACCGGGCTCAAAGGCTGGGCGTCGGCAGCCATGAACGGACTGGCATTGGCAGCCGGTCTGGCCATAAGCATTGGCTTGGCGCCGGAGGCGGAGAGCACCCACAGCTCGGGTGCGCCCAGGGCATTGTTTTTCAGGCGTAGGGAGAAGTCCGTCTCCACATAGCCTCCAAATTTGACACCGGCTTCGGCAACCGCCATCAGCAGTTCCCGCCGCGCCTTGGCTTCCTTGAGATAAACCCGCCGCCCTGCTTTCTGGAAAAAATCTCCCAGGGGACCTGAGAACCGGGTCCGCATGGAGGGGAGCATCCAGTCTTCACTGCGCAGCACCGTATCACCCAAGACGGCGCGCAACGCCGCCAGGTCTGCCTGCAGAGACGGTGACAGATGAAAACCCCAGGCCAGCGGCCTTGTGCTGGCCATGTCCTCCAGGCGCTGCATCAGAAAAGCTTTGGCCAACGGGCTGGCCTTGCTGTCATTCATCACTTTTTCCATGGCCTCGAGCAGGGAACGCAGGAACCGGTCTCCGTCGGGATCCGTCATGCGATTGAGCTGGAGCAGGTTCATAAGCTCGCTGGTCGCGCTCAGCCTGGAGGAGACCACCCCCTCCCCCCCCTTGCCACCGTTGCTAAAGGTCACCTGGCGGAATTCCCGGTCAATGTAGCTCACAGAACCCGCAGATTCCGCTGAATCAAAGGAACGGCCCTTCCAGCGCCGGGCATCGCCGATGACCACCTCCTCCAGCTTCCCGCTGGACCAGTAGGTTTTATCAGACCTGCGCCGGGAGAAGTCCGCCACATTGTTTTCCCAGACATTGTTCAGGAAAGGATCATCACGAAGTTCCAAAAGAATCCGCAAGTCCCTCTCCATGGGCTGCGCCGGAGCCATGTGAATGGTGGACACGTCTTCCCTCACCGCCTTGAGCGCCTCCACATTGCCACCCGTGATGAGGGTGGCCAGGAAGGCGGTTTCATCCGGCATGACATCGAGGACGACGGATGCGGGCGCTGCTTCCGTGAAGCGGATGTCCTGCCAGTCTGCCAGAGCCTTGGCATACTGGGCCAGGCTGTCCGCCTCGGCCGTCTGCTCCCGGACACGGGCAAAGGCATCAAGTTCACCCTGAAATGCAGCAACTCTCTGCCGCAGACCCAGGATGCGTGTTTCCAGGTCAGCTGGCAGGCGCAGAGATTCCACATCGGGATTCAGCGCCGCCTCCAGCACAGCAAGCCGGGCATCAAGCCGTTTCACATTCTCCGCCGTCTGGGCCACCGGCCGGTCGAATACCAGCGCCTGGGAGATTTCCTCTTCTAAAGCAGAAACCGCGCTGGCGGTATCGGTGCCATAGGTCTTGGCCAGGGTGGCAAGATGCAGGTCTGACCGCGTGCGCAAAACAGCCAGGCGGTTCCGCGCTTCGCTGGCCAGGTCCACCGGCATTTGTTTGATCAGATTGGACAGGTCTTCCAGCCCGCCCACGAGCTGGCCTGGGGCCAGACTGGTCGTCTCCCCCTGAAAACTGCCCTCAAGGCTGTCCAAAGTGGCGTTAGCCCGCTGCTCCAGCCCCCGTCCTTGCTTGGCCCAGGCATCCACCTCTTCCACCCGTGCCTGGAGAAAAGGCCAGCGCATGAGCAAAGGTTCATTTTCCCGGAGCTGGCGGATGAGCTCTTCCGCAGGCAGGCTCGTCTGGCGTGTCATGTGATCCGCCAGCTCACCTGAAAGCGTCTGAGCCTTCCAGGAATGAAGGGCCAGTGAGGCCACACCGGCCAGCAACAGCACTGCTGCCGCCGCCGACATCCAAAGACGCACACGGCGGGCACGCTGCACGCCACGCAGACGGGTGCGCAGTTCCTGCCCGGCACGGGTGATGCGTTGGAGCGTCTCATTGGGGACTGGCAGGCGGTAACCTTCAATCTCTTTCCACTGCCGGACAAAGGTTTCGTCCTTCTGGCTCAGTTCTGCATAGGACATGCCCGCCCCGGTTAACAGGCGTGCTTCCACCTCATCCACAAAGGCAAGGAAGCCGCGCAGACTCCTCTCAAAATTCCGCCGCAGTTCATCCTCAGCCAGTTTCTTCTGGTGATAGTGCGTCAGGGTGTCCAGAGCCAGCTTCTGGCCTTCATCCGCCGGTTCAATGGCGTGCTCGGTCATGAGCGCGGTGATGTCCTCCACCATTTCCCCGACTGCGCGCCAGTCTTCCCGGTCGTGGTGTTCCTGCATCTGACGGATCATGAGCGGCAGCCGCTCAGAGGCCTGGCGTGCCCGCCAGGAACGCCGGATGGACTCGGCCTGAACGTAGGTTTCCTCCCTCTGGAGTTTGTCTTTCGTGGCCAGGGTGGCCAGCTTTTCTGTCAGGCGGGAAATCGTCTGCTCATCATCCGTCTTGAGGAGCGAGCGGAGTTTTTCCACCGTTTCCTGATAATTTTTGTTGAGGAGACGTTGAAGCTCGGACTTGGCGTTGGCGTCCTTCGGGTTGAGCTTCAGAATGACGTTGATGATCTGCAGGGACTTGGCATCATCCCGGGCGAGGACAGCGGCACGGAAGTCCTTGTAAAGAGGATGGTTGGCGGTGATGCCCTTGGCATAAATCTTTTCCAGCGACTGGACGGTCTGGGCGCTCAGCTCAGGTGCCACCGGCAGTTCATGGGTCTCGCAAAATTCCCTCCAGGCCTTCTCTTCCCCAAAACTCAGCGCCGCCACCAGGTCTAGCAATGGCGGTTCCTGCTCGGCTGCCTGGAGTGCCTGATAGTCACTGCCTTTCTGAAGCATCAGGGCCACCTGCTCCAGTCGCTGGTCTGCCTGGGTACAGTGCTGGGCATAGTCACGGGCGGCCTTTTCGGCAGAAGGCGTTACATTGCCATCCTGAAGGGCAGCACGGATGGACTGAATGGTACGGGCAAGCTCTTTCACGATTACTGGGAGGGGGGTTGAATTTCCACCCGGCAGAGATTTTTCTGCCCGGAGGAGATCTCCTTCAGCATATAAGTTCCGGGGGGAAGTTCCAATTTGGGCGGAGGGGCTTTGGTCAGCTCTTCCAGCTGCAGGTTCAGTTTCTCAAGTTCCGCCTTTTTCGCCGCTATGGCTTCATTGTGAATGTTTACCCGGCCTTCACGCCCCGTCAGATTGCTGGCAAGCAAGTCGCGCAGGCGGCCTTCCATCTGAATGCCCTGCTCCAGAATGGCGATGCGCGAGTTCAGATCCTTGATCCTGGAGGCCCCCGGAGCAACGGTCTCCTGGCGCAGCCGGACCCGGTATTCCCCAGAGCTGTCTTCCTGGAGTTCATAAACAGCCAGTCCGGGCATGCTGCTGTCACGGCTGAGAGCAAACTGTGGACGCGGGATGCCGGCAATCTGAATGCGCCGGAGAAACGCATCGAGGCCGGAAATCAACACCTGGTTCCCAGACGCAGAGGCCTGAAAGGCCGGGGCGCTTCCGAAGTTCAAAAGTACCTCCGGATCCGAAACGACCACCCGTACCTCAAAGAGAACCTTTTGACCGTTGGCTGTGCGGGCGACCAGCCTGACGTCCTGCTGGAGTTCCGGCAGATGGGTGATCCGGTTGTCTGAAAAAGCGATCTGCCGGTCCCTGCCGGCCATTTTGGACTTGCTGTAAACCAGGCTGCCGCCGCTTTGTGACTGGGTGGCATTCAACGGCCATTCTTCCAGATTCCGTCCACCGGCCTGGGAGGATAAAAAGACTTTCATCCCATCATCCACAGGCAGACGTGGAATCAGGCCAAGGTCCGGTGCCGGGCTGGCCCGAGGGTCCAAAACCAGCAAAAAAATAGGATAGGTGCCCCGGACATCTTCATCTCCTGAGGCCTGCGTGGCAGGCACGTTCAAAGCGGACTGAGGCCCGCTGGCAGGCATGGGGAGAGCGGCCACCGGATCCGGCATCGTGAGCTGCGCAGGCGAAGACGGCATGGCTCCTGGAGGCAGATCAGGCCTGGTATCAGGCTCCGGGACCGAAGGAGAGGGCGTGGCGGCTACGGCTGGGGAAGGCCGCTGGCTGATGATCTGTTTGGTGAACCATGAAGGGGCATCTGCCAGGACTTTTTCTGGCACTTCCGGCAGCAGGGATTTTTCAGCCGCGCTGGCTTTTTCCGCGCTTTCCCAGTGGGAGAGCCAGGCGGGCGCCTGTGTGGAAGCATCCAGCGACGTTAACAAGGCTTTCCATTCTGAGGCCTTGCCCTTGGGTTTGGGGCCGCCGCGCAGGACGGTCAGAACCCGCGCCGCCAGGGCCTCTTCAGCAGACACCGCCTGCTCCACAGGCCGGTCAAAGTGCTCGGTCAGTTTCTTCCAGGCCCGTTTCTCGGCATCCACTTTCGGCTTGGCCTGGGCCATCATCTCCACCGGTGGTTTCACCGTCCAGTCGGCTGAAAGCTGGGCCGCCTGGTAACTTTCGGCCCAGTCATCATGATCTTCAAGAAGCTCTTTGAACTGGTCCGCAGGGTCCATCCTGGCAGGCATGGGTATCTCCTTGGCAGACCCCGGTGCCAGCATGCTTTTCCTGATTTCCTTCAGCGCCGTTTCATGTTCGTCAATGAGCTGCGGATCCTCCTGGCTCTTCAACCACCTGGCCACCTCTTCGTGTTTCAGACTGTACTTTTCCCATAGATCATCCACCCGCTGCTCCATCCTCTGTTGAGAAGTGGCCGCCTTTTTTGTCTCCTGCATCTGCCAGAAAAACGCCCCGGCGACTGCCAGGAGTATGGCGCTTGTCACCATCACCCCCGCCAGGAGCAACCGCCCTTTGGGCTTTGGCCTGGCCAACGGCTCGGGTGCCCAGGCCCCTGCGGTTGACATGGGAGAAGTCGCTGCGGGGCCTTGGACCGGGAGGTCATCGGCAAAAGCATCATCGTTTTCAGGACTGTCCGCCAGCGCAGTTTCCGTGATCATCGGCCGGGCACGGGCGGCCGCCGGTGGTGGCGGCAGCTTACCAGGCTGGGTGAGGTCAAAGATAGGACGGGTGGAGGACTCCTCCTGAGGGCGCTGTGGGGAAGTGGCAGCCACTCCCAGCCAGCGAAAGTCCCCAATTTCATCCCCTGGCTCCAGACAGGTGGTGAAAGTGACCTCCCAGGCACCCTGGCGGTCCTCACACTGACTTTCGTGGAAGAGCTTCAAGGCATTGGCTCGCGCTGGAAGGATGACATAGCAGCCGCGTCTGGCATTGGCGCTGTAGGGGAGCCTGGCATTGGCCTGGTCACCGGTTTCCTGCAACCATTCGGTGCCAGGACGGCGGCTCATTTCAATGAGGGAAATTTCATCTCCAGGATCCAAATAACGCGGGCTGCTGTTCCAGCTGCTGCGCCAGTCCATCCCCAGCAGGACATCCGCCGGGGTGATGCCCTGCGCGACGAGCGTACGGATCTCCTTCAGTTCGGCAATCAGGTGATGGGCGATGTGGCTGGTGCGTCCGGTATAGTCCGACCCACAATCGCGGATGCAACTGAGGACATGGTAGGTGCCGGCACCGGCAGTGACGATGCGATGGCTGTAAATGACCCGCTTCGGATCATGCCCGGGCTGCCTCGAAAACTGGCTAAACCGCTCAATGGCGGAGGACAGGATGCCGCTGATGGCACGATGCCGCGCGACGGTGCCAAAGCCGGTCCTGCCCGCATCCAGGAGACGCGGTGCGCTGGTGTAAATAAGCTGCCAGGCCATAACGCGGGTAGATTAAAGGTCAGGTTCTGAAGGGATGACGTCCGGGGAGGTTTGGGCCAGCACCCAGAGGGTCGGCTCCTCCACATGACGGGGTTTGATCAGTTTCGGATCCGGGCCAATGCGCACATGGCCTTCACGGTCCTCAAATTCCACCGGTGAACTGCCCAGCGGACTGATGGCAAAGTAGCAGACATTGGAAGAAATGGCTTCGGCATTCGCCACGATGGCCGGGCAAATTTCCAGCAGCAGGGCACGCACCCTGGCGGAGTTGGCATTGATGGCGGCCAGGGATACAACATTGCCCTGGATCACCGGTTCCAGGGGCTCCGGTCCCAGAAGATGCATCCATGTATCGCACTTGCCAACCATGACGGCCAGCGGCGTTGCGACACGCTGGCGCGGATCCATGCCCAGGATGCTTTTCATCCGCACTTCCGTTTCCGCCAAAATGACATCCTGCTGGTCCAGGCGGTGGCTCTGGATCTGCGGGTCGGAGATGTCGGACAGCTTATGCCGGAACTCGGAATTGTGCAGCGGATCGAACAAAAAGAAGATGCCCGAGGCAACAGCGATGTGCTGAGCACCCGGGGAATCGGCACTGTTGGCGGTGGGCTCAAAGTGCTCACCGGCATTGTCATAAAAAACGATGGAGAAGCCGGACTCCGGTGCATTCGGCTGGGACAGGCGGAAGACGAAGGGCTTCGGCAGCCGGACCTTTCTCCCCTGACGCGGCAGGCTCTCGTAAAGCGAGCCCTCAAGCTCCGTTTTGGCCAGAAACGCTTCTTCAGGTGAACCTGCGGAAAACAACTGCGTTTTCATCTGGGTCAGGATGACGTTTTCCGACGGGTCCGCATCCCGGAAAGTGATGCGGAACTTCTGAAACAGCGTGCTTTGCAAAAGCTTCACCAGGACGCTCAGATAATAGGACTTTCCTGAGGACGGAGCACCGACAATCGAGAAAATGTGATGGACGCTGTCCATGAAGCCAGGTGGCATTTTGCGCCGGCAATGCGGGCAGGCCAGATCTGGGGATGGCATGCCCATGGCATCCAATGCCTGGCCACGGTCATTGAAACGGGTGGCATGGAAACGTTGCATCTTCTCCTCACCCAGCACCGGATCACCGCGCAGGCTCGCGTGGACGGCAATGTTCATCGCATCCCCCCGGTCAAATTTGAACCAGCAGATGGGACAGGTAAATTCGCCGTATTCGGCGTTGATGCCTTCATCCACCGCCTCCATCTCCCCGGCCAGGCCTTCCTCAGCCCCGGGCGGGCGCGGCATGAGGGCCAGGGGCCCTTGCAGATCCCGGATAAAGAAGCCCATGCTCTCCATCAGCGTTGGCAGCACCACCATGCCTTCAAGTTCCGCTTCGGTATGCTGGGAGATCTTTGCCGCCAGGGCCGGGGAATCCATCGGTGCAGACCAACCCTGGTGGGCAGGGTCATAGACGCGCCAGGACATGGGCTGGCCGCTGTGCTGCCAGCCATCGCTTTCTGTCGTATGCTTAAAGGCAAGCAAGCGCCCCTGGATCACCACGCTGCGTTCCTGGCCAGGAGCCATCTGAAAGGCATCGGTCACATTGCCATCCACGGTACCGGGGGAAACCATGCGGACATCATAGGCCAGCCGGTTTCCCATGATGGTGCAGACCACCGGCGGGCATACGCCGCCCTCAAGGCGAAAATCCGCCGCCGCATTGGAGCCAACTGTGAAGGGTGTCTTCTCGACTACGCTGCGGGCGCCAGTCAGACAATCGAGAATGCAGAGTTTTGAGAAGGATTTCAATTTGCCAGACATGTGTACGTAATAGACCGAGGATTAATCTTTTGAACACTTTATTGTCAAACATAAAGACGCTGACTGGATCAAAATGATGGACCTTCTTAAGTTGATTTTTATTTTCCGACCCCTATTCATCTCACCTCCTCCAAACCCAATCAACTAGAGCCAGGCATCCTATAAGACATGCGGACTTAGTGTCTGCTCCCGGCCAAACGGTTCAAATCTCGTCTGCACGTGGAGTTTTTAAATTCACGCGACTCAAAATACTCCCCCTTCGCCCCATGTTCAAACCGCATGCGACTGGGATTCCATCCAGGCCGCAAATTCGCTCTCCGACATCTCCCCCGCCGCAAGTGCCAGCGTCCGCACGGCAGCATCCGCCCCTTCAGCAATAACAGATGTTATAACATCAAGCACCATCACAGGCCCGACCTCGGGCTACCAGTGGAATGGACTTTAAAACTTCAGCTCTTCCTTGAAGATCATCCGGGCGGCTTGGGCCACGTCTTTGTCACCGCGACCGGATAGATTGACGATGATGACTTGGTCCTTGCTCATCTTTGGGGCGACCTTTTGGACTTCGGCAATGGCATGGCTGCTCTCGAGAGCGGGGATGATCCCTTCCACGCGGCTGAGTTCTTGGAAGGCTTCCAGGGCTTCGGCATCCGTGGCGTAGTTATATTCCACCCGGCCTTCGTCATGCAGCCAGGCGTGCTCAGGCCCGATGGCAGCATAGTCCAGCCCGGCACTGACGCTGTGGGTGAGCTCGATCTGGCCATCGTCATTGGCGAGCAACCAGGTTTTGGTGCCTTGCAGCACGCCGAGGCGACCGCCTTGGAAACGGGCGGCGTGGCGCTCCGGCACGATGCCATCACCGCCAGCTTCGACACCGATCATGCGGACATTGGCATCATTGAGGAAAGGATGGAAAAGGCCAATGGAATTGCTGCCACCACCGACGCAGGCGACGAGGAGATCCGGCAGGCGCTGCTCTCGCTCCAGGATCTGCTGGCGGGCTTCCACCCCGATGACACGGTGAAAATCCCGCACCATCATCGGAAACGGATGCGAGCCCAGGGCGCTGCCGAGGATGTAATGCGTGGTCTGCACGTTGGTGACCCAGTCGCGCATGGCCTCATTGACGGCCTCTTTGAGAGTGGCCTGACCGGCCGTAACGGCGACGACCTTCGCGCCTAGGAAGCGCATGCGGGCGACGTTCAGCGCCTGGCGCTCCATGTCCACCTGACCCATATAAATGGTGCAGTCCAGACCGAAGCGGGCGCACACCGTAGCCGTGGCCACACCGTGCTGACCGGCACCGGTTTCAGCGATGATGCGCTGTTTACCCAAACGCAGGGCAAGCAGGGCCTGGCCGAGGGCATTATTGATTTTATGGGCACCTGTATGAAGCAGGTCCTCACGCTTCAGGTAAATGCGGGCACCGCCCAGCTTTTCTGTCCAGCGCTCCGCAAAATAAAGCGGCGTAGGCCGGCCGACGTATTCGTGCAGGAGGCGGTTAAGCTCGGTCTGGAAGAGAGGATCCGCCTTGGCGCGCTCATACTCTTCGGAAAGCTCATTGAGGGCGGACATCAGCGTCTCCGGCACAAACATGCCCCCGTAGCGGCCAAAGTGGCCATGTTTATCGGGCATCACAGGAAGGGAAGCAGCAGGGGCAGCAGTCATGGAAGGGGAAACCAGCATAAACCAAATACGCCTCTTGGCAAAGGGTGGCGCAAAATGAAAACGAAACACCCGGATCAGAATGGCCTGATCCGGGTGTCATCACTGATCACAAAGGACAGTTTAGAACTTCAGTTCCACTCCGCCATACCACATGCGCGGTGCGCCGGCTCGGGGACCATACGGCAGGCGGCTGGCCACGTATTCTTCACCCAGAAGATTGGAGACACCGGCGAAAAGGCGGACTTTGTCCGTGACACGGTATTTCACATTCAGGTCCACCAGGAAGGCCGCGTCAGCCGTACCAAACCGGGCATCAGGACTGCCATCCGGAGCACGGCCGCTCGTGGTATTGCTGGCAGTGCCAAAGGTCTCAGGCGTATAGGTGGCATCTAGGTAAACACCCAGTCTTTTATACTCCACACCGGCACCGAAGGTGATGTTATACTCCGGGATATACGGAACCCGGTTGCCTGCTTTGCCGCCGCTGAAGATGCTTTCCACATCCGCAGATGGGGTATCCGAGGTCAGCTCAGCATGGGTCAGCGTTAAAGCTGCGCGCATAGGCAGACGCCAGTCGGTGGCGGATTCCGCCATGGGATCATAACGGATGGCTGCCTCAAGACCATAGACTTCGATATCGCCCGCATTGGACGTATCGGTTCCACCCGCCGCACCCACGATGTCCGGGACAATGAGGTCGTTGTGCTTGGAATAGAAGCCGATAAGCTCCGTCTGCAGTTTTGGGGTGTAGTAGCGCACGCCCAGTTCAAAGCTGTCCGAGTATTCGTTCTTCTGCCGTTCACGGATGTTAGCAGAAGCACCGGGAGTGGAAATGCCACGATAATAGCTGCCGAATAACGAAACATCTTCAGTGACCTGGAAGATGGCTCCAATGCCGGGAGCCCAGGTGCTCAGCGTGCCGTCGCCAGACGTATCCGCATTGTAGTTTTCAAACTCCTGCCACAGGTGCTCATAACGCACACCTGGCTTCAGGGTCAGCTTGCCAAATTTAATCTCATCTTCCAGGAACAGCGCCAGGGCGGTGGTGGAGTCCCGGCGATGATCCTGGGTACCTGGGGCACCGCGCACAACCCCAGTGAGCTGGCCAGCCGCATTCAGCGTATAACGGTCATCATTCTGGAAGCGCACTTCTTCATCATAGTGAAGACGTGCTCCCAGGCTGAGGGAATGCTGAAGCGGGCCGGTGACAAAATCCCAGTCCACCCGCGTCTGGATGCCCAGGGTTTCGTATTCGCGGTTGTTATTGCGCACACGCCAGCTACCTGCGCCACGGCCGGTGATGAGGTCATAATCGGCTCCGCTACCGGCACCAATGGCCGTCGCCGGATCCACATTGCCACCGCCTGAGTTGACATCATGCAGCTTATACCAGGCACGGCTGAAACTGTTGAAGTAGGCGGCGCTCTCGATGCGGACGGAGTCGCTCAGCTCGATGACATGAGACAGGGAGGTGCGGAACTGCTCGGAGTTCATCACATCATACCGCGTGGCGGCATAGCGGCGATACGGATCTTTGGCGAAGTCCCGGTCGCTTTGACCGACATAGGTTTCAAGCCCACGGAAGTCCGTATAGCCAATGCGAAATTCAAAACGCTGACGCAGAACCGTATCCGGCTCAAAGAAGACCTTCAGCATCGGCTCCCAGACGGTATAACCCGTATTCCCGCCATCCCCCTGGATGCTACGAAAGCCGTCACTGTGCTCATGGTTGAATTCGAGAACGTAGCCGAGAAGGCCGGAATCCAATTGCAGGCTCTGCCCCCAGTAGGAGTGGTTCTTCCAGGTATTGAAGGAGCCGAAGCTGGATTTCAGGTAAAATTCTTCCGCGCTGGTTCCTTCTCCGTCCAGTTCCACAAAAGGCGTGGACAGATAGTTCACCACGCCGCCGGTGGTGTGCGGACCATAACGCACCTGGCTGGAGCCTTTCAGCACCTCCACCCCGCTCATGCGGCCGATGCGGGGGGAATAATAAGCGGCGGGTGCCGAATACGGTGCCGGTGCCATGGGAATGCCATCTTCCATGATCGTCACCTTCGAACTGCGGCCCGGATCCGCCCCACGGATGGAGATGTTCGGGAAGTTTCCAAATCCGTCCTCTTCCCGGATGTACACGCCGGGGATCTGCTGAAGCACCCGGCCTGGATTGGTATAGTCCTGCGTGCGGATGGCCTCCTGGGTCACGCGGGCTGCGGAACCGGCGATACGCGGAATGTCCTCTGCCTCTCCCACCACAGTGATGACATCCAGGGTTTGAACCCCCACCTCAGACTGAGGCTCAGTCTCAACGGATACAGAATGTTGTTCCTGGGCATGAAGACCTGAGCATACTAAAACCAGGGAGGAAGCTGCGATCCAGCACGCTTTTCGTGAGCCGGAAGGCAGGGGTTGAAGGTGGGAGATTGATGGCATGGGACGCGTGCTATATGAGAATGCGTCGCAGTCGTAAAGTAGATTTTTTATTCTTTGACCGTTTTTTGACATCCGTTTGTGCTCGTTTGAGCGATTATTGCCCTCTTTTCAGTCATCAATTCACTCACTTGTGCATCATGTGCTTCACAAGGGAGATGGGCAAAAAGCTGGGATTCAAAACAGATTCCCACC
This portion of the Prosthecobacter sp. SYSU 5D2 genome encodes:
- a CDS encoding TonB-dependent receptor, which gives rise to MGVQTLDVITVVGEAEDIPRIAGSAARVTQEAIRTQDYTNPGRVLQQIPGVYIREEDGFGNFPNISIRGADPGRSSKVTIMEDGIPMAPAPYSAPAAYYSPRIGRMSGVEVLKGSSQVRYGPHTTGGVVNYLSTPFVELDGEGTSAEEFYLKSSFGSFNTWKNHSYWGQSLQLDSGLLGYVLEFNHEHSDGFRSIQGDGGNTGYTVWEPMLKVFFEPDTVLRQRFEFRIGYTDFRGLETYVGQSDRDFAKDPYRRYAATRYDVMNSEQFRTSLSHVIELSDSVRIESAAYFNSFSRAWYKLHDVNSGGGNVDPATAIGAGSGADYDLITGRGAGSWRVRNNNREYETLGIQTRVDWDFVTGPLQHSLSLGARLHYDEEVRFQNDDRYTLNAAGQLTGVVRGAPGTQDHRRDSTTALALFLEDEIKFGKLTLKPGVRYEHLWQEFENYNADTSGDGTLSTWAPGIGAIFQVTEDVSLFGSYYRGISTPGASANIRERQKNEYSDSFELGVRYYTPKLQTELIGFYSKHNDLIVPDIVGAAGGTDTSNAGDIEVYGLEAAIRYDPMAESATDWRLPMRAALTLTHAELTSDTPSADVESIFSGGKAGNRVPYIPEYNITFGAGVEYKRLGVYLDATYTPETFGTASNTTSGRAPDGSPDARFGTADAAFLVDLNVKYRVTDKVRLFAGVSNLLGEEYVASRLPYGPRAGAPRMWYGGVELKF
- the trpB gene encoding tryptophan synthase subunit beta produces the protein MTAAPAASLPVMPDKHGHFGRYGGMFVPETLMSALNELSEEYERAKADPLFQTELNRLLHEYVGRPTPLYFAERWTEKLGGARIYLKREDLLHTGAHKINNALGQALLALRLGKQRIIAETGAGQHGVATATVCARFGLDCTIYMGQVDMERQALNVARMRFLGAKVVAVTAGQATLKEAVNEAMRDWVTNVQTTHYILGSALGSHPFPMMVRDFHRVIGVEARQQILEREQRLPDLLVACVGGGSNSIGLFHPFLNDANVRMIGVEAGGDGIVPERHAARFQGGRLGVLQGTKTWLLANDDGQIELTHSVSAGLDYAAIGPEHAWLHDEGRVEYNYATDAEALEAFQELSRVEGIIPALESSHAIAEVQKVAPKMSKDQVIIVNLSGRGDKDVAQAARMIFKEELKF